A genomic stretch from Mya arenaria isolate MELC-2E11 chromosome 10, ASM2691426v1 includes:
- the LOC128205209 gene encoding uncharacterized protein LOC128205209 isoform X2, with amino-acid sequence MISARNNIFCCCVLIVRLALLAAEQSSAFGADLHQPYQAFDPPSLPQLYSANPEPKTNPFDDISVIDIFNQKINGLSEQCPRRNVIMFFMTREKEYLTPCIRPALLNSTRYEQPEDSMRDQLQGLSKLNQLRNLKEENDRLSEMGGAPSQDERESKPKLNLQGTPVSYSGRLLKRILQNMGDGTVKVDFPNANFKPIDDKRARLSINGALSSLADMLRHESGRHRKPQYAFHSDLLKMGK; translated from the coding sequence ACATTTTCTGCTGCTGCGTTCTTATTGTTCGCTTGGCGTTACTGGCTGCAGAACAGAGTTCAGCGTTTGGGGCCGATCTTCACCAACCCTACCAGGCGTTTGACCCCCCGTCGCTCCCACAATTATACAGTGCAAATCCTGAGCCGAAAACTAATCCTTTTGACGATATATCTGTCATTGACATCTTTAACCAAAAGATAAATGGATTGAGCGAACAGTGCCCCCGTCGAAATGTGATTATGTTCTTTATGACTAGGGAAAAAGAATACCTGACACCTTGCATAAGACCGGCTTTGTTAAACAGCACAAGGTATGAGCAACCAGAAGATTCCATGAGAGACCAGTTACAAGGTTTAAGCAAACTAAATCAACTGCGTAATTTGAAAGAGGAAAATGATCGGCTAAGTGAGATGGGCGGGGCACCATCCCAAGACGAAAGAGAGTCCAAACCAAAATTGAATTTGCAAGGTACACCAGTATCTTATTCTGGACGGCTGTTGAAACGCATTCTTCAAAATATGGGAGACGGGACTGTTAAAGTGGACTTCCCTAATGCGAACTTTAAACCCATAGACGACAAGCGCGCGAGGCTGTCTATAAATGGAGCGCTGTCATCGCTGGCCGACATGTTACGTCACGAATCTGGTCGCCATAGAAAACCACAATATGCATTCCATTCGGACTTGTTGAAGATGGGAAAATGA
- the LOC128205209 gene encoding uncharacterized protein LOC128205209 isoform X1 — protein MTWGVLLNMISARNNIFCCCVLIVRLALLAAEQSSAFGADLHQPYQAFDPPSLPQLYSANPEPKTNPFDDISVIDIFNQKINGLSEQCPRRNVIMFFMTREKEYLTPCIRPALLNSTRYEQPEDSMRDQLQGLSKLNQLRNLKEENDRLSEMGGAPSQDERESKPKLNLQGTPVSYSGRLLKRILQNMGDGTVKVDFPNANFKPIDDKRARLSINGALSSLADMLRHESGRHRKPQYAFHSDLLKMGK, from the coding sequence ACATTTTCTGCTGCTGCGTTCTTATTGTTCGCTTGGCGTTACTGGCTGCAGAACAGAGTTCAGCGTTTGGGGCCGATCTTCACCAACCCTACCAGGCGTTTGACCCCCCGTCGCTCCCACAATTATACAGTGCAAATCCTGAGCCGAAAACTAATCCTTTTGACGATATATCTGTCATTGACATCTTTAACCAAAAGATAAATGGATTGAGCGAACAGTGCCCCCGTCGAAATGTGATTATGTTCTTTATGACTAGGGAAAAAGAATACCTGACACCTTGCATAAGACCGGCTTTGTTAAACAGCACAAGGTATGAGCAACCAGAAGATTCCATGAGAGACCAGTTACAAGGTTTAAGCAAACTAAATCAACTGCGTAATTTGAAAGAGGAAAATGATCGGCTAAGTGAGATGGGCGGGGCACCATCCCAAGACGAAAGAGAGTCCAAACCAAAATTGAATTTGCAAGGTACACCAGTATCTTATTCTGGACGGCTGTTGAAACGCATTCTTCAAAATATGGGAGACGGGACTGTTAAAGTGGACTTCCCTAATGCGAACTTTAAACCCATAGACGACAAGCGCGCGAGGCTGTCTATAAATGGAGCGCTGTCATCGCTGGCCGACATGTTACGTCACGAATCTGGTCGCCATAGAAAACCACAATATGCATTCCATTCGGACTTGTTGAAGATGGGAAAATGA